The following proteins come from a genomic window of Cervus canadensis isolate Bull #8, Minnesota chromosome 3, ASM1932006v1, whole genome shotgun sequence:
- the LOC122437921 gene encoding LOW QUALITY PROTEIN: GTPase IMAP family member 6-like (The sequence of the model RefSeq protein was modified relative to this genomic sequence to represent the inferred CDS: inserted 2 bases in 2 codons): MERLKEELGEGENPGHVLLKTHPPCPLCAYVWGSVTDVLHSACGVLXLRGDTERSGERTAPGDARHGXSSCPADGGAMEEEEFEILLLEEPEEGASQDPFPGQRGDEGTPQTLRLILVGKSGSGKSATGNSILGRRVFESKLSARPVTQAFQQGRRAWAGRELQVVDTPDILSRWAAPQGTAQGVGEAGPHSPPEPHAVLLVTQLGRFTEEDQQVARRLEEVFGAGILARTVLVFTRNEDLDGGSLGTFLRETDNRALAKLDVVCARRHCGFNNKGDGAELEAQLRELMLHVEGVLWEHEGRAYSLPAAPHPRAAPRESWGLWRPGAEEGRGDQAWLRGLCLILKEPEQAGGQLPPSAPI, translated from the exons ATGGAGCGGCTgaaggaggagctgggggagggagaga ATCCGGGTCACGTATTACTGAAAACACACCCGCCATGTCCTCTGTGTGCGTACGTCTGGGGCAGTGTCACTGACGTCCTCCATTCAGCCTGCGGTGTGT TACTCAGAGGAGACACAGAGCGTTCAGGCGAGCGCACGGCCCCCGGAGACGCCAGACATG GTTCCTCCTGCCCCGCGGACGGTGGGGCG ATGGAGGAAGAAGAATTCGAAATCCTTCTCCTGGAGGAACCTGAAGAAGGCGCATCCCAGGATCCTTTTCCAG GGCAGCGCGGGGATGAAGGGACCCCGCAGACGCTGAGGCTCATCCTGGTGGGAAAATCCGGGAGCGGGAAAAGCGCCACGGGAAACAGCATCCTCGGGAGGAGAGTGTTCGAGTCCAAGCTCAGCGCTCGCCCGGTGACCCAGGCCTTCCAGCAGGGGCGCCGCGCGTGGGCGGGGAGGGAGCTACAGGTCGTCGACACCCCGGACATCCTGTCCCGCTGGGCCGCGCCGCAGGGGACCGCTCAGGGCGTTGGCGAGGCCGGCCCCCACTCCCCGCCGGAGCCGCACGCGGTGCTCCTGGTGACACAGCTCGGCCGGTTCACCGAGGAGGACCAGCAGGTGGCCAGGCGCCTCGAGGAGGTGTTCGGGGCGGGCATCCTGGCCCGCACCGTCCTGGTGTTCACGCGGAACGAAGACCTGGACGGCGGCTCGCTGGGGACATTCCTGCGGGAGACCGACAACCGAGCGCTGGCCAAGCTGGACGTGGTCTGCGCGCGGCGACACTGCGGCTTCAACAACAAGGGGGACGGAGCCGAGCTGGAGGCCCAGCTGAGGGAGCTCATGCTGCACGTCGAGGGGGTCCTGTGGGAGCACGAGGGCCGCGCCTACAGCCTCCCGGCTGCCCCTCACCCCCGCGCCGCGCCCCGGGAGAGCTGGGGCCTCTGGCGGCCCGGCGCCGAGGAGGGGCGCGGGGACCAGGCCTGGCTGCGGGGCCTGTGCCTCATCCTGAAGGAGCCCGAGCAAGCTGGAGGCCAGCTCCCGCCGAGCGCGCCCATCTGA